The Lolium rigidum isolate FL_2022 chromosome 1, APGP_CSIRO_Lrig_0.1, whole genome shotgun sequence region GTCCTTCAAAGCAGCATCATGGAAATACTCCTTGATCACACCATCACGGAAATAGTAGTCGGTTATCAATTGCATGTGTAGGCAGTGCAAAGGCATGGGAACCGTCTTTGCAGCATGCTGAACCAGGAACGTGTTCTGCTTCTTCACTGTGTCAATACTGAGTTCCGCGGACTGCAGCATAACACGCAATCTTCTCGATACCTCGTCAGAGTTGTACAGAACATCTCTAGCCGAAGACAGCACATGCCCCATTGCTTTCGCCCTCTCTAAAGCACTGCAGAAAATAATACATCATTTCATGCCGATGCAAACGAGGAGGAACAGAAGAAAAGTCTTAAAATATCCAGAGGCGTAAAATGGAGTACCTCGAATCCAGCTCACTGTCCATATGCGCGTCCCCGATAGCTGCTTTGCTTTCTTTTATGCACCTCATGAGCGATCCATACAAGTCAGGCTCGTCCTGGGAACGTGCAATGGTGGCGTACACCTTCGCCATTATTATctggtccttcatgagcttcagcGTGGAGTCTGTATTCGTGTGGTGGAACTCCTGCCTCCATATATTGTAGCTGGCTTTCACTTTATTATCGAAGTTCCTCGAGCTGTTGGTGGCCATGTTTCGCATCTGGAGTTCAGCCTCCTTGTCCATATGAAGCAACTCTTGAATCCGCTGCTCTTTCCTCCTGCGTCGAAATACCTGCCGGAACCGTGATTTAACAACAAATCAACAGAAATGCACAGGAGTTGACGATTCAGGGAGCAAATCAAAAAACACTTTGCAACATAAAGATGAGTTTCCTGTCATTTTCTGGAAGAACTGTATAGCGCAGTTAGTGATTGATTAACCTCTCGCTTTAGTTTTATCGGATCGGTTCTTTGGGTCACCGGAACCCCAGCGCTTGAAAGGTTGGCGCCGTCTGATCCAGCGGCGAGCAGCCGCTCCTCCGCAGCCTCTTTCTGCCATAGCATCAGAAGAAACACCAGTGAGTGCAAGAAACCAAAACATCAGGCCGAACTTGTCCTGACAACGGAACATTGTCGTTCGGGTCATACAGCTCCGGCTGCCGGCTGCGTGTCTCTGGGCGGCAGCAGAGGGTTCTCCCAGATGGAGGacgccgcgagctccctggcggtGACCCTGAACAGCTTGATCCGGCCGTCCTGGTCCGTGTACGCGACGGTCCTGTTGGAATCCTCCACGCCCTGCTCCTGCCCAAGCAAAGCAAAACACGGCCGACATTCTCTGTTAACTGTCCGTCGAACAACACCGCACGCGTTGGTTCAGGAGTTAAAAGTGAGGTAGTATCGGATGACCTGCAGATCGCCGCAGCCGGGGCAGCTCCGGGGACCGCCCTCGCGCGCGCTGGGAATCGGTGAAAGTTAGAGCATTTATTAGGAGCGGCGGTTAGGGAGGggaaggggcggcggcgggggttcttacgggcggtggcggtggtcggGGAAGAGCCGCCGTGACACCGCCGATCTGAGCGAGGGGACgtggacgacgacctgcggggagGGAATGGTTAGAGTCAGGGACCCGCCATTGCGGCCGGCGAGGGGTGCGGACGGGAGGGGGGCGCGTACCTGaaaggagaggaagaagaggaggacgaggaggaggagggagaggaggacgggGTGCCTCCGCCGCcacggtggcggcgccgccgacgAGGAGGGGGCAGAGGGCGGCGCCATGGACGGAGGGGCCGAGGAGTGGAGTGGGAAAGGTGGGGTTTTTCCGGGGACGAGAGGCGGGTGGCGCTAGCGTGGGGTGTATGGCCGTTATTCGTTCGGATCGTAACGGGAATGATGGAATGACGGTCTGGATTACGGAATCCTGGTGTTAAAAAAATGTTACACGCACACGTGGACGTGGCGGTGCACCCGAGGGATGGTGGAGAACATTTTCTAGGGGTtgggttttggtggtggtggttaaccatgagtgaaaaaatatgctactctctccgatccatattaatcgTTACTAACATGGATATATTTAGAATTTACTAAACTCTTTTTATATGGTGTGTTTTAAGGCTACATCATCGCTACAAACCacgtgattttggcatggtgtcgCAATCAAGTCTGGACTTTCTAGACATGGTCGTTTACTATGGAGGTTCTCCGTCACCTCTGCACACTGTTGCACCGCTTCGTTGGATCCTACGGCTCAGATCGTCTTTTCTTCTGTTCAAATATTTAGGTGTTGTTTAGAAGTGCTAGTTTATAATTTGAATTACTTCAATATTGCGGTTCCTATGGGTACTCCACATAGACGGGGAGAGTGGATAAATGCGTGGGGCAATAAGAAAAAACTTGATTTCCTTTATCCAGATTTCCCTTTCGTTCTTGACTACTTTCCTTTATTTATCTTTGATTCTTATCATTTTATCATTTATCTTGATCTAGTTATCTACTGCAATTCTAGTTATCTGGTTCGATTTCCCTTGGTCATGGGCAAGGTCCTATCACTACGTGTGCTTCCTCCCGGTGAAAACTAATGCTTGTATCAACTAGTCCATGCATGTTATGTTTTATGTCCAGAGgacagaaaaggaaaaggaacacCGTAGGATGACAATGGGTAGGTTATAGATAGGATAAACTAGTAACATACACATAACCATATAGTTAGTGGGTACATAATGTTACCCATACCCACACCCACGGGTACGAGACTTGACCTGCACCCATACCCGACGGGTACCCATTATCATTGGGTACCCAACAGGTAGATCGAGTAGTACACAAATTATTTACAATTTTACATTCATCAATAGCATAGTTAACAAAAAACAATTATCTTAACTCACTAATTAAGTAACTGAGGATATGACAGTTAATTTTTTTAGAAATCATAATCTCATGCTCATAACTCGGCAACAAAAGTAGATAAGTCACATGAGAAATTGATGACTGATTTTTTTTCCGATAAGGGAGCAtcgctccagcctctgcatcaattcatGCACACGGCTTCTTTTTTATTAACCATAAGAGAAATTGATGACCGATGGCAATAACATAGGTCGACATGTCAGTACAAAATAGGTAGGTTATGAATATAGAATCTAATATAAGCCTATATCTGTACCCTACCCATGGCTTAATGGTAGAGTATGAGTACTTTTCACAGCATGCTCATGCATGTACATAACATATTCATACATGTATGGTACGCATGGGTAACTATACCTGTGAGTAAAATGTTCATCCTTAGGAGACATGGCGTCTTAACTCTTAAGGTTCTCTAGCTAGACTATTATAGAGCTTTATAGAGCTGTTGCAAGATTATTTGCCCTCAAGGGCATGGACCAGTTCACTTCTGAGTAGGAAGTTATTTTGTTTGTAGTCCACATATAAACCAGGCCGGATGGgtagtttttctttttgctgaAGAACATGCTTGCTATAGACTTAAGTTTCTTCTTCTCAATTGAAATTTGAAAGACAACGTTATTACTAGTTTTTTTAAGAAGACATAAAcatttgctttgctttgctttGGCAGGATAATTTTTGTTTTAGAAAAGACTGTACATTAAGGGTCTATATGGGTACTTCACCATGTAGAAAAATATAGCCATGTCAAGGCACTCGTGTACGAGCATCTCCAACTTAAGCGCTATTTTAGCATCCGCTATATTGCGTTTACATTGACATTTTTAGGTATAGAGCGTGCGCTAAAAATTTGCGCTCCGTCGGAAGCTGTATTTTGCGGCGAGGAAAAAACATCGCTCCACCAGGCGCTGCATTTTACAGTGTGCGCTGCCACGGCAAACACAAAATATACCCAAATATGCAATTGAGAAGATCAAACAAACACTAGTAAAATGGACCATAATCATGAGATATATCAAATTCATCACCAACTCAAAAGCAAGTTCAACACAAATTAAGTTCACACAAACATATCAACCATCAACATCATCAACCAAGATCATCAAGCATCAACACTTTCCATGTCAATGCCATCGTCATTGCTTGGTCTCGGGTTGTTGTTCTTTTCTCCCTTACTTGGCCGGAGTTGACATTACCCGTAGAATATCCATAGGCATCACCACAAGATGGAGCTACCACGGAGGCCATGAATCcacccggtggtgctcccatgcCTCCATAGGTACTCATCATCGGTGGTGCACCCACGCCGCCATAGCCTCCAAAGCCTCCCGAAGGTGCTGCCATGGCACTCATGCCTCCCATGCCACCAAAACCACCCATGCCACTCATGCAAcacatgcctcccatgcctctcATGCCACCAAAGTctcccatgcctcccatgccactGAAGCCTCCGAAACCGCTCATCGGTGGTGCAAAGGTAGATGCCATCATTCTTTTCTTTGCCAACACTTCATCATGGCAGAGGTTGGagtactccttttgcctctcatcgAGGTTGGATGTGTCCATGAGGAAGATTTCTTTCTCTTGTGCCATTACTCAAGCATATTCCTCCATAGCAATCTTCTTCTCCTCCAATGCCAACCTCCTCTCCTCGGCGACGGCCCTCCTCTCCTCGGGTGCGGACACCTTGTGTATTCCTTGCTTGCACTCACCATACCATAGCTTTCTTTATGTCATTATCTCCGGAATTCTTCCCCTTCATTTCTTTTGCTTGCTTCACTCCCATTGGTCTTTTGGGCCTTGCCACCGAGCTTGGCATAGAACTTCTCTTGACACCATCACTTGATgcttcatcctcatcatcatcgcccATAAGGTGTGGCTCCATCTTGGCTCTGATGGGCACCTCCATGTCTCGGTTCCTCCACTTCTCTTCCTTCTCAAGCACCATGTAGCTAAAGTGAATGGTCTCCCTTTCACCACCTTTCCTTTCATCGATTTCTTCCAGTTACCTCTAGATAGATTTTGGGCAACGGTGAGCTGCACAAAGAAGAGAACAAACTAGGCACAAATAAATCACATATTTGACATATGAAACATCAACAAAAACACAACTCACCCTATCAAAGTCGCGGTAAATCAGCGGTTTTTGTGCGCCGCGCTTCTGTTGGAGGTGCTATAAAATTCACTATTTCAATTGCAAGCTCTTTCTTTTGATGTGCTGAAATGTTTGTTATCTAATAATCACTCTGTCCATatcacaaaaataaaaaaagatgaCGGTTGTCCTCGAGATTTACCTTTGACCACTAACTTTTTTTCCCACTATGATACATGTTTTAAACGAAAATTTATATTATAATCTACATCTGAGGACAAGTCTAAGCTTTTACAAGTTCTGATTCAAAATATTAGAAACAATCCATATAGTCAAAGTTTTAATTTTAACAGGAGTCATCTCCAAAACAACAGCTATTTTTGATCTGGAGGGAGTAAGgttttttgtttaaataaaagaTTCCTTAAAAATATTATAAACCAATGATCCCATATTCATTCCTTTTTTGTTCAATCATATTAGAAATCCAGTTGAACCATATTGCAATGACTAAGCACACAAGTAGGTATACTTCCAACGAAGTTCCAACTTGTTTTGACCAATCTTTTTGCCAAGTGCAGAATCTGGTTCTCATATTTATATATTCTCTATTTACGACGAAGGCATCAGGCCCGATTCGATCGTCTGAGTGCCTTGAAATCATTTCTAAATTCCCCATACCCACTACTAAAAAAGTTAAGTATTTTGATAATGAGATTGGCTTTGTCAGTGAGCTTCCCACTAGGAGCAAAAATAGAAAAGATAAAAGGGAGCCCAAGTTGACCTGGACAGCTTTGGATTAGTGCACTTTAAGCTTCACCCGGGAGTAATATGTAGCAGCTAGCAAGCAAAAGTCCACCATCACTCTCTGTCTCGTGATATTCAGCAACAGAAGTAAAACTTGACCGCGGCAACAATATCCAGCCAGAAATTTTATATGGAAGCAAGATTTGGAAAACCTTTCTGGTATTGATTCAAATGTTTGATTTCTTCAGAGCATGACGATGATagaacacctccaccttcacaggACCATGGCAAAACCCAAAAGAAGGGGCATGCATGACTGACTGTGACTGATGCAATTCTTAAGAAGGGGCATGCATGACTGACTGTGACTGACAGTAATATGTAGTGCAATCTGATGCATTGAAACCCATGGAAGTTGAGTGGGAAAAAATCATTGAATTTATGCATATATATGAGTATGACAACAACTAAATCTTCGTATATCGCTATGCTATTACATTGACCATTATCATGATCAGACCAAACATCATCGTGATAACTAAAAACAATGGTGGTCAACCTTTACATCCTGAACATGAATATCAGTTACATGGTGGTTACAGCCTATATACACCCTCGTGATCATCTGCCCCTAGAATTTGTCCTACCACTGtcactccttggtgaatttccccgACCACGCGGCATCGATGGGCTGTCTCGTCTAGCCTCCCTTGATTTCGACTTGCTCTTCATCGACTCGATCTGCTCGAGCGCCTCGACGACCTCCTTCATGGACGGGCGGCTCTTCGGTTCACCAGACAGGCACTTGAGAGTGAGCTGAGCAGCGTGGAAGGCCCCTCTTGCATGGTACTGCCCCTCAAGCCGGCTATCCATCAGCTGGCTCAGTCTCCTCCGGTCAGCCAGTAGCGGCTTTGCCCAGTTCACCAAGTTGAGTTTCTCGCTTGGGCGGCTTGGGTCCAATGCCCTCAGCCCGCATAGCATCTCGAGCAGCACGACGCCGAAGCCGTACACGTCACTCTTCACATACAGGTGACCTAGAATGGAATGGAAATCCGTGTTAACCACTGCTATGAACAGATGATGTACATtgcttattttgtatttgagcctGAATACTAGAATGAGGGTTAGCTGGAGAACATACCAGTAGAGACATACTCTGGAGCTGCATAGCCGTACGTGCCCATGACTCGTGTCGTCACGTGCGACTCCCCATCATCTGGGCCATGCTTGGCCAATCCAAAATCTGAGAGCTTTGCATTGAAGTGCTGAACACACATGACATGGTTGCAGGCTGGTTAGAGTATAATTCAGAGAGAGATTGGCATTGATAGCTCTTAGAATAATGCTTACCGAATCTAATAGGATGTTCGAAGCTTTGAAGTCCCGGTAAATGATCTGTCTTTCGGATGAATGAAGGAAGGCGAGGCCACGAGCTGCACCAATGACAATCTTCAGCCTGAGGCTCCAAGACAGTGGTTCGTAAACTGCCCCTCCTGGTGATGTTAATGAATTAGTACAGAAAATGAATAAATGGGGAATTTGTTCACAAATTTACTTTGGTAGACAAGCAAAAAAAACACAGACATGAACAAACCTTAATTTTGACCCTCTATTGCAAATTGACTTGGCAAGAATGATGGAAGGCAGTAGCAACAAGATATTTTCTAGGTTCGTACAATCTAGTCGATGCTAATGTCCTCGAAAAGTGCTAGTGTCGTTAGTTGTATCGCACTATGGACCATGGTGCTGGTATATAATAATGTGATGAAAATGATGTTGCAGTTTCACCAGCATCTGCAAGGCGTGATACTTTGCAGACCAGGTCGGCATAAAGAGAAGAACAGTTTGACAAAAGGAGAACCGTTTCAGATACGATCATTagaaaaagattttttttttgtaatggggaatgaaaccccggcttctgcatcatgatgatgcacacggcctttcatTAGAAAAAGATGGTGTGCGGAAAGAAAGACTCACTTCTGAAGAGGTGGTTCTCTAAGCTCCCCTTTGCCATGAACTCGTACACGAGCATTAGCTCGCTGTCCTCCATGCAGTAGCCCAAGAGTTTGACTAGGTTGGGGTGTGAGATCCTCCCAAGGAAATTCACTTCAGACTGCATCGAAAAGACATAATtccttatgagaagtgcacagcgGAAAATCTTAGAAAAGTAGTACTACACaaaaaataacaataaaatatgaaaaatcctatttaccGATAGTATAAAAATACCAGTGCTATTTTCTTTTCCAAAAAGTAGTACTACCTATGTCCATAaaaagatgtcttagatttgtctaaatttggatgtatgaaGACaccatttagtgtatagatacatccaaatttacacAAATCTAAGACATACTTTATAGACGGAGGAAGTACTAGTAGTTGTCAACAAGACAATAGATACAATGTGAGATAACAGTAGTATGTGGGTATGCACAAAACAAGCAACAAGAGCACTATGACCAATAATGCAAAGGGCCAGCATTGTCCACTTGGCCACAAATATGCAAATGTGGCGATTGCAACTTGAGAAAATCCAAGCTACTATCATTGGTTTCAATGATTTCAGGAAGACTGAAACATACCTAAGAATTACCAAGCACCATTTTTTCATTTTAACCATTGAAATTCATAAttcagtaaaacaaaacaaaaaagatgtTCAGAGAACCAGTTCATCTCTGGATGAGGAATCACCTGCCATTGCTCCATCCCCTGCACACTCTCGGGGTTGAGCTTCTTGACGGCGACCACTGTGGCGGTGCTTCCCTTGGCTGGATTCATGTCGACCCACCCCTTGTAGACCTTCCCGAAGCCGCCCTCCCCGAGCACGGTCTCGGCCCTGAAGCCCCTGCAGGCGCTCTTGAGCTCGGCGAATGTGAAGATCCTGAGGTTGGGGGACTCAAGGATCTCTCCGCCCTCCGGATAGTCATCGGTGCTGCAGCCGCTGACCGTTGACTGCATGAAGGTGCTGGTGGTGGACAGCTTccccgtggtggcggtggtggaggagctCGTGGTCCTCTTCGATGCAGACATCCCTACACAGAGCATCAGCAAATGTGAGGGCTTGTGCTTACTGACTTACCAAAAACAACGCATTTGATGCGCTGGATTGAGATACTGAACTGAAAAGTTCATGAACTGAACACAGTTTGGAATCGAGCTGTTTATCACTTGGGCAGAGTTGTCAAGTAGTTGCCCGCCCATGGAAGAAGGACAAATTCAAGTGAGGCCAAACATGAAATTATTTGGTTGCACATATTGTAACTTGTAATGAGTACCAAAAAATTCTGCAGTTGGCATGCAGCACAGCAGCAAGCGATCAAGAAAAATTGATTGCAAGAGCAAGGTTTACTTCGCTAGGACTACATACAGACACAGGTTGACCAAGTCCTTACTACTTTCTAATTATGTATCGGTGGAGTATGCATGCCGGCAGTTGCAGCAGGGAGAGGTTGCTACCGGTATTAGTCCCACTGCTAGGCCAGAATAAGTTTAAGAACAGATATATTCTTCTACAGTTAAATTCAAGAAATGCATAAGGGCGGCCGTCCTCAAGACGCAAACGGGCGTAGAAATGGGGAGGGTGTCAGAGAAGAAAAAGAACTTTCTCCCCACTGCAAATTGGTATGGAGTTGGGAAAGGAGATTACTGAAGAAATCCCAAAGGCTGGAACTTTTCCCTCTCGCAAGAGGAAACCAAGCGACAAGAGATGACAAGAATGAAACGGATGGAGGAAGGGAGGGGGTCGGCGTCCGGCGTATACCTGCGGGGTTGCTGGGcgcggcggcgttcttggcgcccCAGCCCCAGGGGATGAGCCCGTCCATGGCGCTGGCGCAGTTCCCCATCCGGGCGGGCCGGCCGGCCGTGCGAGAAGCAGCCTGCGACCGCAACCGCAACTGCAACTGCGGCGCAGCAGATGCTTGTGGTGGGGGGAGGCGGGGAAGGAGGGAGGAAGTTGGAGtagtcgcagagggaagcgacgaggaagaagaagaagaaccgacGCCGAGTGAGTTACTCCACTCGATTTCAGACAGAGACGACGACGACCACCGAGAAAATGCACTATGAGTTCTGCGGAATTTCTCGTCTCTTTGCACTGACGAAATAGGCACGTCGGTTCTGTTtctgacatgtgggtcctctCGGCGTGGAGTCCACGGGGGAGTCAACGGCAGGCTACGCCTCCCCGACCGTCTGCACCAGTGCAGTGTtaatctttctttttcttctgcAGATTGCAGCATGGAGTTTTAAGTAAGCGGGCCAAGAGATGCTTTGATTCTCGGTGTTTACTTAACCATCCGTGT contains the following coding sequences:
- the LOC124665418 gene encoding probable galacturonosyltransferase 3, giving the protein MAQEKEIFLMDTSNLDERQKEYSNLCHDEVLAKKRMMASTFAPPMSGFGGFSGMGGMGDFGGMRGMGGMCCMSGMGGFGGMGGMSAMAAPSGGFGGYGGVGAPPMMSTYGGMGAPPGGFMASVVAPSCGDAYGYSTGNVNSGQEQGVEDSNRTVAYTDQDGRIKLFRVTARELAASSIWENPLLPPRDTQPAAGAVFRRRRKEQRIQELLHMDKEAELQMRNMATNSSRNFDNKVKASYNIWRQEFHHTNTDSTLKLMKDQIIMAKVYATIARSQDEPDLYGSLMRCIKESKAAIGDAHMDSELDSSALERAKAMGHVLSSARDVLYNSDEVSRRLRVMLQSAELSIDTVKKQNTFLVQHAAKTVPMPLHCLHMQLITDYYFRDGVIKEYFHDAALKDEEDKAKLEDRSLYHYAIFSDNVLAASVVVRSTVTHAKEPDKHVFHIVTDKLNFAAMKMWFISHSSRPATVHVENIDNFKWLNSSYCSVMRQLESARLKEYYFKAHDPSSLSDGNENLKYRNPKYLSMLNHLRFYMPEIHPKLDKILFLDDDVVVQKDLTPLWDVDLKGMVNGAVETCKESFHRFDTYLNFSHPKISENFDPRACGWAFGMNMFDLKEWKKRNITGIYHYWQDLNEDRKLWKLGTLPPGLITFYNLTYPLDRTWHVLGLGYDPAVDIAEIENAAVVHYNGNYKPWLDLAISKYKAYWSKYVDVGSPHIRHCYDGKQ
- the LOC124702134 gene encoding probable serine/threonine-protein kinase PIX13, with the protein product MGNCASAMDGLIPWGWGAKNAAAPSNPAGMSASKRTTSSSTTATTGKLSTTSTFMQSTVSGCSTDDYPEGGEILESPNLRIFTFAELKSACRGFRAETVLGEGGFGKVYKGWVDMNPAKGSTATVVAVKKLNPESVQGMEQWQSEVNFLGRISHPNLVKLLGYCMEDSELMLVYEFMAKGSLENHLFRRGAVYEPLSWSLRLKIVIGAARGLAFLHSSERQIIYRDFKASNILLDSHFNAKLSDFGLAKHGPDDGESHVTTRVMGTYGYAAPEYVSTGHLYVKSDVYGFGVVLLEMLCGLRALDPSRPSEKLNLVNWAKPLLADRRRLSQLMDSRLEGQYHARGAFHAAQLTLKCLSGEPKSRPSMKEVVEALEQIESMKSKSKSREARRDSPSMPRGRGNSPRSDSGRTNSRGR